A region of Allocoleopsis franciscana PCC 7113 DNA encodes the following proteins:
- a CDS encoding caspase family protein, producing the protein MANHACIAIGINHYQFLPPLNYGEDDAQALWQFWLNQADLPSNQCLLLSDTAPLMGNQSSYPTRDNILYALENNRLTSGNSSNWRWFFFSGYGVRWEQVDYFLPIDANPKDIPGTAISARSLLGSLKAQGDENLLVFLDINRSPGLQAGAPVGSELVELAHQMGIVLVLSSQLDQFSHEAAGLGHGLFTTTLLEALTYYHTDTTLEKLEQYLGDRLPELSQHHWRPIQTPLFVIPPQTNQQQRIWPTAVYSPGIEPHPASPSMAFQSGTRWNTEDAAEDHSYNGIGTPKPTSGVSVLESPTYPSSIPGTTIHQTESVPMAMVPYITHGSKSASRKTPLWQQILLWGGGAVLVLLLMIAAVLFRNRDGFTNEPLVNPSPVNPSPITSPVATEPRSPQTGSDGTLNPPTSLPQTGEPSRLQVNQETLDQARRLLRPNQASLFNKAIVQARQVKPGDPLYAKARRDITRWSGVILDLAEGRAKAGNFGGAIAAAQLVPKDDWSVYGKAQQTINQWKILATQQQKNKTLIQEAKQQIQPNQASSYSRAITTLRPILPDQPGYDEAQQLTAQWSRTIYLIAQSRASRGKLQEAIQSASLVPAGTPSAEAAKVAIAKWQQGKR; encoded by the coding sequence ATGGCAAATCACGCTTGTATCGCAATCGGCATCAATCACTATCAGTTTTTACCCCCTCTGAACTATGGGGAAGACGATGCCCAGGCGCTATGGCAATTTTGGCTCAATCAAGCTGACTTACCATCCAACCAGTGTTTGTTGTTAAGCGACACAGCACCTTTGATGGGGAACCAGTCCAGCTATCCTACGCGGGACAATATTTTGTACGCTTTGGAGAACAATCGCCTGACTTCAGGGAATTCCTCGAATTGGCGCTGGTTCTTTTTCAGTGGCTATGGTGTTCGATGGGAACAAGTTGATTATTTCTTACCCATTGACGCTAACCCTAAGGATATTCCCGGAACCGCCATTTCCGCGCGATCGCTTTTAGGCTCCCTCAAGGCTCAAGGGGATGAAAATCTCCTCGTCTTCTTAGACATCAACCGCTCACCCGGACTGCAAGCTGGTGCGCCTGTTGGGTCGGAACTGGTGGAATTAGCACACCAAATGGGAATTGTCCTTGTGCTCTCCAGCCAACTCGACCAATTTTCCCACGAAGCGGCAGGACTGGGTCATGGCTTATTTACGACGACACTTTTAGAAGCCTTGACCTACTATCACACGGACACGACCTTGGAGAAGCTCGAACAGTATCTAGGCGATCGCCTGCCGGAGTTGAGCCAACACCACTGGCGACCGATTCAAACGCCGTTGTTCGTGATTCCACCCCAAACCAATCAACAACAGCGGATTTGGCCTACAGCCGTTTATTCACCAGGGATTGAGCCGCATCCGGCTAGCCCTTCTATGGCGTTTCAGTCTGGAACAAGATGGAATACTGAAGACGCTGCTGAAGATCATTCCTACAACGGAATTGGAACCCCCAAGCCAACCAGTGGGGTTTCGGTTTTAGAGTCACCCACTTATCCCTCTTCAATCCCAGGAACCACCATCCATCAGACGGAATCAGTGCCTATGGCGATGGTTCCCTATATAACTCATGGCTCTAAATCGGCTAGTCGTAAAACACCCTTGTGGCAACAAATTTTGCTTTGGGGAGGCGGTGCTGTCCTGGTTTTATTGCTGATGATTGCTGCGGTGCTATTCCGTAACCGAGATGGGTTTACCAATGAGCCGCTCGTCAATCCATCCCCGGTGAACCCTTCACCGATCACCTCACCTGTGGCAACAGAGCCACGCTCTCCGCAGACAGGCTCAGACGGCACCCTGAATCCACCAACCTCATTACCCCAGACAGGGGAGCCAAGTCGCCTTCAAGTTAATCAGGAAACATTAGATCAGGCAAGACGCTTACTCCGACCGAATCAAGCCTCTTTATTTAATAAAGCGATTGTTCAAGCACGTCAGGTGAAACCGGGCGATCCTTTATATGCAAAGGCACGGCGAGATATTACGCGCTGGAGTGGAGTAATTCTGGATTTAGCAGAGGGACGAGCCAAAGCTGGGAATTTTGGGGGAGCGATCGCGGCGGCTCAACTGGTTCCCAAAGATGACTGGTCTGTTTATGGCAAAGCGCAGCAGACCATTAACCAATGGAAAATACTTGCCACTCAGCAGCAGAAAAACAAAACCCTGATCCAAGAAGCTAAACAACAAATTCAACCCAATCAAGCCTCGTCTTATAGCCGTGCGATTACCACCTTACGTCCAATTTTGCCCGATCAGCCGGGGTATGACGAAGCCCAACAGTTAACCGCTCAATGGAGCCGTACCATTTATTTAATCGCTCAGTCACGAGCGTCGCGAGGGAAATTGCAAGAGGCGATTCAGTCAGCCTCATTGGTTCCAGCCGGTACCCCTTCTGCGGAGGCGGCGAAAGTGGCGATCGCCAAGTGGCAGCAAGGCAAGCGTTAA
- a CDS encoding GAF domain-containing protein: MSQPELSQEDLLRRITNRIRQSLELEEILTATVAELRSLLGTDRVIVYQFHASGSGEVMAESIQDNCLPSLKGLNFPADDIPETARQKYMEKRLCSFVDVGLGRIGWLPIDCCITSEETIPLEELVEYHPVDSCHAAYLTAMGVQSTVVLPIVHNNIQSEHAKEQLWGLLVCHSIQLRVISRRELQVMQWAIDQVSIAIAQSHLLAKTRQQHFVEATTNRVATLLHSLPTIELSAALEETVTALQGCGGRLYIAPYTTDDRAEVLTCGTQLAPLIGETESLIEQHPVFTAWTSCLEENTLFLRERREPEENSSSQPGNPPIDSSPTPTPKGVPFFPSCSPLTVTNLYSLPDWRTLTPAFQFTTIRGILVMPLYYRSSFLGYLSIFRPEIDTETLWAGRFDPSEKQRLPRQSFEVWRELKRGQAKEWTRQDIELAVALGHQFAMAIEQYELYSLVQSLNANLERQVEERTAKLQQALEQGRALERVTSQIRSTLDLNTILQTIVREVRSLLDTDRVVIYQFADNAQGKVIVESINGDWFSTLGASDPHGYFLETQSQPYKRGRVRVISDVARAPLAPAQREFLQRFHIQATLIVPIGMGAYHSQDIFSCGCTPTSLHKNQEEQPLWGFLIAQECHAPRSWQAFEIDLLQQLADQAAVAIQQAELYDKSRTAAATATAQAKQLAIVAQQQQALFGVITKIRESLDVKAIFKATTTEVRRLLAADRVAVFRFAPEFGYDHGEVVSEDIQPGLPEANRNIQDYCFGEKYRSGWIQAIPDIYNAGLNDCHIKILEQLHVRSTLMVPLPKGDTLWGLLCIYQCTGLRYWDTSEIDFVRQVAVHLGIALQQAGLLEDKEQQAAEIAFTLENLKQAQTQLIQTEKMSSLGQLVAGVAHEINNPVNFIYGNLTYTNQYAHDLLNLLHLYQKYYPEPDLEVDEYAKAIDLDFLKEDLPKILASMKIGSERIRNLVLSLRNFSRLDQAEMKPVDIHEGIDSTLLILQHRLKGKPNYPGITVVKTYSELPLVECYASQLNQVFMNVLSNAIDALEDYHISRTAEGMKVHQSQITISTRVKPVDLERIGDRNGENSPSSLPTSPHVVIEIADNGPGISPALLSKVFNPFFTTKPIGKGTGLGLSISYQIVVEKHGGSFRCDSQIGQGTQFRIEIPIQQPKPTPERPLLASEPVRG; encoded by the coding sequence GTGTCACAGCCAGAACTAAGCCAGGAAGATTTGCTACGCCGAATTACCAATCGGATTCGTCAATCTCTGGAATTGGAAGAGATTTTAACAGCGACTGTTGCTGAGCTTCGTTCATTGTTGGGAACTGACCGGGTCATCGTTTATCAGTTTCATGCATCTGGCAGTGGAGAAGTGATGGCGGAGTCGATTCAAGACAATTGTCTTCCCTCCCTCAAAGGGCTAAACTTCCCAGCCGATGACATTCCGGAAACAGCCCGCCAGAAGTATATGGAAAAGCGTCTATGTTCTTTCGTCGATGTGGGATTGGGGCGGATTGGTTGGTTACCCATTGATTGCTGTATTACCAGCGAAGAGACAATACCCCTAGAGGAACTCGTTGAATATCACCCTGTAGATTCTTGTCATGCCGCCTATCTGACGGCGATGGGGGTTCAATCTACAGTGGTTTTGCCGATTGTGCATAACAATATCCAGTCTGAACACGCTAAGGAACAATTGTGGGGACTCTTGGTCTGTCACAGCATCCAATTGCGTGTGATATCCCGACGGGAACTGCAAGTGATGCAGTGGGCGATTGATCAGGTTTCAATTGCGATCGCTCAGTCCCATCTCTTAGCAAAAACCAGACAACAGCACTTTGTCGAAGCGACAACCAACCGAGTTGCTACGCTGTTGCATTCTCTACCAACGATTGAGCTTTCTGCTGCACTCGAAGAAACAGTCACCGCCCTCCAAGGTTGTGGCGGCAGACTCTACATCGCCCCTTACACCACCGATGATCGGGCGGAAGTGTTGACCTGTGGAACTCAACTGGCACCTCTGATTGGAGAAACCGAGAGTTTAATCGAACAGCATCCTGTCTTTACCGCTTGGACATCCTGCCTGGAAGAGAACACCCTCTTTCTTAGAGAACGAAGAGAACCGGAAGAGAATTCCTCATCCCAACCTGGAAACCCCCCCATCGATTCATCACCCACTCCCACTCCCAAGGGAGTACCCTTCTTCCCCAGTTGTTCGCCCCTAACGGTGACCAACTTGTATAGCCTTCCAGACTGGCGTACCCTCACCCCAGCCTTCCAGTTCACGACGATTCGAGGAATCCTCGTGATGCCCTTGTATTATCGCTCTTCGTTTCTCGGCTATCTCAGCATCTTTCGTCCCGAAATCGATACGGAAACCTTGTGGGCGGGACGCTTCGATCCGAGTGAAAAACAACGGCTTCCCAGGCAGTCGTTTGAAGTTTGGCGAGAGTTAAAACGGGGTCAGGCCAAGGAATGGACACGCCAGGACATTGAATTGGCAGTCGCCTTAGGTCATCAATTTGCCATGGCCATTGAGCAGTATGAACTCTATTCTCTGGTGCAGTCCCTCAACGCCAACCTAGAACGCCAAGTCGAAGAGCGCACCGCCAAATTACAACAAGCGCTGGAACAGGGGCGTGCCTTGGAGCGAGTCACCAGCCAAATCCGCAGCACCCTCGATCTAAACACGATTCTGCAAACCATTGTCCGAGAAGTTCGCTCCCTGCTCGATACAGACCGAGTCGTCATTTACCAGTTTGCTGATAACGCTCAGGGTAAAGTGATTGTCGAATCGATTAACGGCGACTGGTTCTCGACTTTAGGGGCAAGTGACCCTCACGGCTACTTTCTCGAAACACAGAGTCAACCGTACAAACGCGGCAGAGTGCGCGTGATTAGCGATGTCGCTCGTGCCCCCCTTGCACCGGCTCAGCGAGAGTTTTTGCAGCGTTTCCACATCCAAGCCACCTTAATTGTCCCAATTGGAATGGGGGCTTACCATTCCCAAGATATTTTTAGCTGTGGCTGTACTCCTACAAGCCTCCACAAAAATCAAGAGGAACAGCCTCTGTGGGGATTTCTGATTGCCCAAGAATGTCATGCGCCCCGTAGCTGGCAAGCCTTTGAGATCGATCTACTCCAACAATTGGCTGATCAAGCGGCTGTGGCGATTCAGCAAGCTGAACTTTATGACAAAAGCCGCACTGCTGCCGCGACAGCAACCGCTCAAGCCAAACAACTGGCGATTGTTGCTCAACAACAACAAGCGTTATTTGGTGTGATTACCAAAATTAGAGAATCCCTAGATGTCAAAGCCATTTTTAAAGCGACAACCACAGAAGTTCGGCGGCTACTTGCGGCTGACCGGGTCGCTGTGTTCCGCTTTGCGCCTGAGTTTGGCTACGATCACGGAGAAGTTGTGTCTGAAGACATTCAACCCGGATTGCCTGAGGCGAACCGTAACATTCAAGATTACTGCTTTGGGGAGAAGTATCGTTCCGGTTGGATTCAGGCCATTCCTGACATTTACAATGCAGGTTTGAACGACTGTCACATCAAAATTTTGGAGCAGTTACACGTCCGCTCGACGCTGATGGTACCACTACCCAAAGGGGATACACTTTGGGGATTACTTTGTATCTATCAATGCACAGGATTACGTTATTGGGACACCTCGGAAATTGACTTTGTTCGACAGGTTGCCGTTCACTTGGGTATTGCCTTACAACAAGCAGGATTATTGGAAGACAAAGAGCAGCAAGCAGCAGAAATTGCGTTCACTCTTGAGAATCTCAAGCAAGCTCAGACTCAACTGATTCAAACGGAAAAAATGTCCAGTTTGGGTCAATTGGTGGCGGGTGTAGCTCACGAAATCAACAACCCCGTTAACTTTATCTACGGCAACCTAACCTACACCAATCAGTATGCTCATGATTTGCTCAATCTGCTGCATCTGTATCAGAAGTATTATCCTGAGCCAGACTTAGAAGTTGATGAGTATGCCAAAGCCATCGATTTAGACTTTCTCAAAGAAGATTTACCCAAAATCTTGGCTTCGATGAAAATTGGCTCGGAACGTATCCGCAACCTCGTGCTTTCTTTGCGTAATTTCTCTCGACTGGATCAAGCAGAGATGAAGCCCGTTGATATTCATGAAGGCATCGACAGTACACTATTGATTTTGCAACATCGCCTCAAAGGAAAGCCCAATTATCCGGGTATTACAGTGGTTAAAACTTATAGTGAATTGCCACTGGTTGAGTGCTATGCGAGTCAGCTCAATCAGGTATTCATGAATGTTCTTAGTAATGCTATTGATGCCCTAGAGGACTATCATATCAGTCGCACAGCCGAGGGCATGAAGGTTCATCAGAGTCAGATTACGATCTCGACTCGTGTCAAGCCAGTGGACTTAGAGAGAATCGGAGACAGGAATGGAGAAAATTCGCCATCCTCCTTGCCAACCTCTCCTCATGTTGTGATTGAAATTGCTGACAATGGTCCTGGGATCAGTCCAGCGCTACTGTCGAAAGTCTTTAACCCCTTCTTTACCACGAAACCGATTGGGAAAGGTACGGGTTTAGGACTTTCTATTAGTTATCAAATTGTGGTGGAAAAACATGGGGGCAGCTTTAGATGTGACTCCCAAATCGGACAAGGAACCCAGTTCCGGATTGAGATTCCGATACAGCAGCCGAAACCCACCCCAGAACGCCCTTTGTTGGCTAGCGAACCAGTCCGGGGATAG
- a CDS encoding NADAR family protein: MTIYFYKVSDPYGCFSNFSVHPIEVEGLYWQTVEHYYQAQKFVRTENERLIQVIRDAKTPMEAAQIGRDRTLKLRCDWEEVKCQVMWQGVLTKFLTHTDIQVILLNTGEELIVEDSPTDYYWGCGQEKTGQNQLGQILMNVRQEIRRRLPKN, from the coding sequence ATGACAATTTATTTTTATAAAGTGAGTGACCCCTACGGCTGCTTTTCCAACTTCTCTGTTCACCCGATTGAGGTGGAGGGATTATATTGGCAAACGGTGGAGCATTACTATCAAGCTCAAAAATTTGTCCGTACTGAGAATGAACGATTGATCCAAGTGATTCGAGACGCCAAAACACCAATGGAAGCGGCTCAAATAGGGCGAGATCGCACCCTCAAACTGCGTTGTGACTGGGAAGAGGTTAAATGCCAAGTGATGTGGCAAGGGGTTCTGACTAAGTTTCTCACCCATACCGATATTCAGGTTATTCTACTTAATACGGGTGAAGAACTAATTGTCGAAGACTCTCCCACCGATTACTACTGGGGCTGCGGCCAGGAAAAAACAGGTCAGAACCAACTCGGTCAGATTCTCATGAATGTTCGTCAAGAAATTCGGCGGCGTCTGCCCAAAAACTAA
- a CDS encoding tetratricopeptide repeat protein — MTKVILNSLQLKLLNWGKAGLWIATFLLCFSSVTLAAQEKPKPEEFKVNPLEITKPDPLLPRLPKRGTLSPEAQSRLRTAIDELDAQAVALYQEKKVDEAFDVWYRGLRLRRALGRVEEVQALGRVGEIAWQNTRKFDTQVITRRLQEIQKEAEDQKALNLELLRTLGQAYQQVRFPEPAVKVYQQILAQERQQGDTQAQETTLKTLAQLNMDWFNYPQAAAIYEELLTQAQSRGDRVNELAYLEQLVYIYNKSQQPENALRMKQKLAVTYPPTDPRVPALKIAIATDYEALNQPDPASQNYQDAYKLAWALRQWAYASEALQKLAALYHSHNQSDSALQVYDVLLKTQQQSYNFYGLMNTYDKMGQIYLEQKKYSQALDVFQRGMQLAKSLQYQENYFAEQIERVSRQSSQ; from the coding sequence ATGACTAAAGTGATATTAAATTCTTTACAACTTAAACTTCTCAACTGGGGCAAAGCAGGGTTATGGATTGCCACATTCCTGCTGTGCTTTAGTTCAGTGACATTGGCAGCCCAGGAGAAGCCGAAGCCAGAGGAATTTAAAGTTAACCCCCTGGAGATAACGAAACCTGATCCACTGTTGCCTCGATTGCCCAAGCGGGGTACTCTCAGCCCGGAAGCACAGTCGAGATTGAGGACTGCGATTGATGAGTTAGATGCCCAAGCCGTCGCTTTATACCAAGAAAAAAAGGTAGATGAGGCGTTTGATGTCTGGTATCGAGGATTACGACTGCGGCGGGCGTTAGGGCGAGTGGAGGAAGTGCAAGCACTGGGACGAGTCGGGGAGATTGCTTGGCAGAACACGCGCAAGTTTGATACACAGGTGATTACGAGGCGTTTGCAGGAGATTCAGAAAGAGGCTGAAGATCAAAAGGCGCTGAATCTAGAACTTCTGCGAACCTTGGGACAGGCTTACCAGCAAGTGAGATTTCCAGAACCTGCGGTTAAAGTGTATCAGCAAATTTTGGCTCAGGAGCGTCAGCAAGGGGATACTCAAGCGCAAGAGACGACGCTCAAAACCCTGGCTCAGCTAAATATGGATTGGTTCAACTATCCGCAAGCGGCAGCTATTTATGAAGAATTGCTGACTCAAGCTCAATCACGGGGCGATCGCGTTAATGAACTGGCTTACTTGGAACAGCTTGTTTACATCTACAACAAATCCCAGCAGCCGGAAAATGCCTTACGGATGAAGCAAAAATTGGCTGTCACGTACCCTCCCACTGATCCGCGTGTACCTGCTCTGAAAATTGCGATCGCAACTGACTACGAAGCACTTAATCAACCCGATCCAGCAAGTCAAAACTATCAAGATGCCTATAAGTTAGCTTGGGCATTGCGTCAGTGGGCTTATGCGAGTGAGGCATTACAAAAACTCGCGGCTTTATACCATTCTCATAATCAATCGGATTCCGCTTTACAAGTTTATGATGTGCTGCTCAAGACACAGCAGCAGTCTTATAATTTCTATGGTTTGATGAATACTTACGACAAGATGGGGCAAATTTATTTAGAGCAGAAAAAGTATTCTCAAGCTCTTGATGTCTTCCAAAGAGGTATGCAATTAGCCAAGTCTTTGCAGTATCAGGAAAATTATTTTGCTGAGCAGATTGAGCGGGTGAGCAGACAAAGTTCTCAGTAG
- a CDS encoding esterase-like activity of phytase family protein translates to MTQLVNRNRIKLQASRQLFSLIFALVLTLLSFLTTACAPSQARTAEQRTFRDISLDFLGEYQLPKTKFKDTPVGGLSALTYDRQRNKFYALSDDRSQFAPARFYTLALSVKRTDKGEIGIEKVDIEDVTFITDENGKNYAQGSIDPEGMSLSPRGTVFISSEGVPSAGITPFIREFDVKTGQQRSSLIIPERYLAPEETKDKEQEEQAPRGIQDNLGFEALTLELGSLAGGNGDPFRLFTGTESALWQDALPPKSPESARIRLMHYLIGPISRPMVVAEHLYLLDPTPAGAIDNGLTELVTVDMGGHFLTLERTYGVLGANAKIYQMAMSAATDTSTIETLKGDVSRIDPVKKKLVLDLSELGIYLDNLEAMTLGPRLPDGSQSLLLVSDDNFRDAQITQFLLFRLKGLQH, encoded by the coding sequence ATGACTCAGCTAGTAAACCGTAACCGGATAAAGTTACAGGCATCTCGCCAGTTGTTTTCCCTAATCTTCGCTCTGGTGCTAACACTGCTGAGTTTCCTAACAACAGCTTGTGCTCCATCCCAAGCTAGGACAGCAGAACAACGGACATTTCGCGACATTTCCCTCGATTTCTTAGGCGAGTACCAACTCCCCAAAACGAAGTTTAAGGATACCCCCGTTGGAGGGTTATCGGCTTTAACCTACGATCGCCAGCGCAATAAATTTTACGCCCTTTCCGATGACCGCTCTCAATTTGCCCCCGCTCGGTTTTACACCCTAGCACTCAGTGTCAAGCGCACTGACAAGGGGGAGATTGGCATTGAAAAAGTAGATATTGAAGATGTTACCTTCATCACCGATGAGAACGGTAAAAATTATGCCCAAGGGAGTATTGACCCTGAAGGCATGTCTCTTTCTCCCAGAGGAACGGTGTTTATTTCCAGCGAAGGCGTTCCCTCCGCAGGAATTACTCCTTTTATTCGGGAGTTCGATGTCAAAACCGGACAGCAGCGCAGTAGCTTAATCATTCCAGAACGCTATCTTGCCCCTGAGGAGACTAAAGATAAAGAGCAAGAAGAGCAAGCGCCTCGCGGGATTCAAGATAACTTAGGGTTTGAGGCGTTGACATTGGAACTAGGCAGCTTAGCTGGAGGAAATGGTGACCCATTTCGGCTATTTACCGGAACTGAGTCTGCACTATGGCAAGACGCATTACCCCCGAAGTCACCAGAATCCGCTCGGATTCGGCTGATGCATTATTTAATTGGCCCGATTAGTCGCCCGATGGTGGTAGCTGAACATCTCTACTTGCTCGACCCAACTCCGGCAGGCGCGATCGATAATGGTCTAACAGAGTTAGTCACTGTAGATATGGGAGGTCACTTTCTCACGCTGGAACGGACTTATGGTGTATTGGGAGCCAATGCCAAAATTTATCAGATGGCGATGAGTGCGGCAACCGATACCTCAACCATTGAAACGCTCAAGGGTGATGTTTCCAGAATCGATCCTGTGAAGAAAAAGTTGGTGTTGGACTTGAGTGAATTAGGGATTTATCTAGATAATTTGGAGGCAATGACACTGGGGCCACGTTTACCCGATGGTAGCCAAAGTTTACTTTTGGTCAGCGATGATAATTTTAGGGATGCTCAGATTACGCAGTTCCTTTTATTCCGCCTGAAAGGTCTCCAGCACTGA